Proteins from a genomic interval of Eretmochelys imbricata isolate rEreImb1 unplaced genomic scaffold, rEreImb1.hap1 Scaffold_43, whole genome shotgun sequence:
- the TINF2 gene encoding TERF1-interacting nuclear factor 2, with the protein MRLHPPTLPPRRPVSTQPAPAEVPPAAVPPAADPSPLLSARRAARERLGPPAEADRAGAGAGAGALPSRGDPAAPRALVVVCNKAFAADSRLRRFLRPRGRRGQDPAAASSGSAPRDAGTRGGEGARGGPSPTGRSHPRWGAGARGRGGASHKGRGCGWSQVNSAASGPDSRNPTRKDGGGAGRGLEVQCRRHSDPPLSVSLPPGGWRGAARRPPPRQDPCAPLRLAAAAAWQVVRARQVRDFPRVLGLLEAVGQAAPDVVCFRHYARLRLGLQAAVIMGMLQEEQPDGKIYHAVDTYFPEGEHQRHPLATPRDLRLVGEAQETFRELVLGLLSDRQRRETYVEEQLEAEYGEPFLGGLEGLLYEYLVRLESSLSPPQLQQLQDVAWSECPLAGSPQHPPQLGVLAQYLTDMGHHQPTGVVTSTPSLPQPGAEQPLPRTPGSHQTQSQEGAAPTQEEMPPDLGLHCQPPGEQDLDTSRDIVWESEEEESCCPRRKASYQRTRHNTLIPTFSDHLDPQQVPWLLRSRDPAPSKGGSSPTPRHRCVSLRRVPHKASYW; encoded by the exons ATGCGGCTCCATCCACCCACACTCCCCCCTCGCCGCCCCGTCTCCACCCAGCCAGCCCCCGCTGAAGTCCCCCCCGCTGCCGTCCCGCCCGCCGCGGACCCATCGCCCCTGCTTTCCGCCCGCCGCGCAGCGAGGGAGCGGCTCGGCCCCCCGGCGGAGGCGGatcgggccggggccggggccggggccggggcgctCCCGAGCCGGGGGGACCCGGCGGCGCCCCGCGCTCTGGTCGTTGTTTGCAATAAAGCGTTTGCCGCAGACTCCCGCCTCCGACGTTTTCTCCGCCCGCGGGGCCGCCGGGGGCAGGATCCGGCCGCGGCCAGCAGCGGTTCGGCGCCGCGGGACGCAGggacccgggggggggagggggcgcggggcGGTCCCAGCCCAACGGGGCGGAGCCACCCgcgatggggggcgggggcacgaggaaggggcggggcctcccATAAGGGGCGGGGCTGCGGCTGGAGTCAGGTTAATTCGGCCGCCTCCGGCCCCGACTCGCGCAACCCGACCCGGAA GGatggaggtggggcggggaggggcctGGAGGTGCAGTGCAGGAGACACTCTGACCCCCCCCTTTcggtctctctccccccaggtgggtggcggggggcagcgcgccggccccccccccgccaggacCCCTGCGCCCCCCTGCGGCTGGCCGCGGCGGCCGCCTGGCAAGTGGTGCGGGCGCGGCAGGTGCGCGACTTTCCGCGggtgctggggctgctggaggccGTGGGGCAGGCGGCCCCCGACGTCGTCTGCTTCCGCCACTACGCCCGGCTGCGCCTGGGCCTGCAGGCTGCG GTGATCATGGGgatgctgcaggaggagcagccgGACGGGAAGATCTACCACGCCGTGGACACCTACTTCCCCGAGGGCGAGCACCAGCGCCACCCACTGGCC ACCCCCCGGGACCTACGCCTGGTGGGAGAAGCCCAGGAGACCTTCCGggagctggtgctggggctgctGAGCGACCGGCAGCGTCGGGAGACCTacgtggag GAACAGCTGGAGGCCGAATACGGGGAGCCCTTcctgggggggctggaggggctgctCTACGAGTATCTGGTGCGCCTGGAGAGCTCCCTgtccccgccccagctccagcag ctgcAGGACGTTGCCTGGAGCGAGTGCCCCCTGGCTgggtccccccagcaccccccccagcTCGGCGTCCTGGCCCAGTACCTCACCGACATGGGCCACCACCAGCCCACGG gCGTGGTGACCAgcacaccctccctgccccagccgggGGCGGAGCAGCCACTGCCCAGGACGCCGGGGTCCCACCAGACGCAGAGCCAAGAGGGGGCGGCGCCCACGCAGGAAGA gatGCCCCCCGACCTTGGCCTGCACTGCCAGCCGCCCGGAGAGCAGGACCTGG acACAAGCAGGGACATCGTGTGGGAGTCGGAAGAGGAGGAGAGCTGCTGCCCCCGCAGGaag GCCAGCTACCAGCGCACGCGGCACAACACTCTGATCCCCACTTTCTCCGACCACCTGGACCCCCAGCAG gtgCCCTGGCTGCTGCGCTCCCGGGACCCTGCCCCCTCTAAGGggggcagctcccccaccccacggcACAGATGCGTCAGCCTCCGGAGGGTGCCCCACAAAGCCTCTTATTGGTGA
- the GMPR2 gene encoding GMP reductase 2: MPHIDNNIKLDFKDVLLRPKRSTLKSRSEVDLLRSFTFRNSHQKYSGIPIIAANMDTVGTFEMAKALCKFSLFTAIHKHYKLEEWKEFAAREPDCLQHVAASSGTSPSDLEQLEKILEALPQVRYICLDVANGYSEHFVQFLRDVRKRFPDHTIMAGNVVTGEMVEELILSGADIIKVGIGPGSVCTTRKKTGVGYPQLSAVLECADAAHGLNGHIISDGGCSCPGDVAKAFGAGADFVMLGGMLAGHTESGGELIERGGKKYKLFYGMSSDVAMKKYAGGVAEYRASEGRAVEVPFRGAVGHTLRDMLGGLRSTCTYVGAAKLKELSRRTTFIRVTPQGPPLFGAGD; encoded by the exons ATGCCGCACATCGATAACAACATCAAACTGGACTTCAAGGACGTCTTGCTGAGACCCAAGCGCAGCACCCTGAAATCCCGGAGCGAG GTGGATCTCCTCCGATCGTTCACCTTCCGCAATTCGCACCAGAAGTATAGTGGGATCCCCATCATCGCCGCCAACATGGACACTGTAGGCACCTTTGAGATGGCCAAAGCCCTTTGCAAG ttCTCACTCTTTACTGCCATCCACAAGCACTACAAGCTGGAGGAGTGGAAGGAGTTTGCTGCCCGGGAGCCCGATTGCCTGCAg caCGTGGCGGCTAGTTCAGGCACCAGCCCCTCAGACTTGGAGCAGCTGGAGAAGATCCTGGAGGCCCTACCCCAGGTGCGCTACATCTGCCTGGACGTGGCCAACGGCTACTCGGAGCACTTTGTCCAGTTCCTGCGGGACGTGCGCAAACGCTTCCCCGACCACACCATCATG GCCGGGAACGTAGTGACAGGGGAGATGGTGGAGGAGCTGATCCTCTCTGGCGCCGACATCATCAAAGTGGGCATCGGACCAG GTTCGGTCTGTACCACTCGGAAGAAGACAGGGGTGGGGTACCCCCAGCTGAGCGCTGTTCTGGAATGTGCCGATGCAGCCCATGGCCTCAACGGGCACATCATCTCG GATGGGGGCTGCAGTTGCCCGGGGGATGTGGCTAAGGCGTTTG GTGCCGGTGCAGACTTTGTCATGCTAGGGGGGATGCTGGCAGGACACACGGAGTCAGGGGGGGAGCTGATCGAGAGGGGGGGCAAGAAATACAAACTCTTCTATGGGATGAGCTCCGACGTGGCCATGAAGAAATATGCTGGGGGAGTGGCAGAGTACAG GGCGTCGGAGGGCCGGGCGGTGGAGGTGCCGTTCCGGGGCGCCGTGGGGCACACGCTGCGGGACATGCTGGGCGGGCTCCGCTCCACCTGCACCTATGTGGGCGCCGCGAAGCTGAAGGAGCTGAGCCGCCGAACCACCTTCATCCGCGTCACCCCTCAGGGGCCCCCCCTATTCGGGGCAGGGGATTAG